One region of Gemmatimonadota bacterium genomic DNA includes:
- a CDS encoding protein kinase — protein MRPDRWQEALALFEEVVALEPEDRAVRLAAVSNSDPELYAGIEALVVADQRADRLLGPFEELFGHPGLGAITPQDGDVTLLEVEDLIGQTVSRYRVLKRLGAGGMGVVYLAEDPDLGRTVALKFLPAHWAHHPTVRERFLREARAAAALDHPNICTIYEVGEAERGRPFIAMAFYEGETVREKIERGPLEVEEALDLTRQTARGLNAAHDAGLIHRDIKPANLIVTDGGVLKILDFGLAKTDQITLTMGDMQVGTPAYMSPEQTRGEEVDESTDLWSLGAVLYEMLTGRQPFRGGLSSTVIHSIRNDEAEHPGRLRDGLPDDVEALVLELLSKDPAARSGGLRRLGEQAPGQRTPRLGVATTAIGMILVVAAVAAGYVATRAPGPVPAADAGRSAADGAAAVTGVAPSRPSIAVLPVENTSGLEEEARFAAGFHDEVLTQLGKIRSLDIKSRRSVLRYRDATVDLATLGEEIGARYIVESAVHRVAGRIRIDVGLFEARTNERIWGNSYDRELTVGNTLDIQRDIAVRVATSLGAEVLPAEEAQLRVQAPENMQAYEHYLDGLFHLRALTLEGRDPVAVHQRAIESLSAAISLAPDWAPPYATLGRIYYYRAAWGLEPRLDFTRSRDAVDAALRLDSLHAPAWAALAFVLHAWERDFEGSEEAYRRAQVLGSPLRFGHALLLQSWGRFPESIDAFRKSVSYDPWSYNLQLRFGEALLCAGEYEEAIDQLKRVLSSLDSDYVRGQLAYAYLKAGRREEGLAELAGLTRRGVSNNRIALGYALAGRTELARALLAEGERRYPPHFARATWTVAAAIELGERERALDYLEWAVNEHHPRHLLNVQCLEEVRSLSGDPRYERVLDRVGFPD, from the coding sequence ATGAGGCCCGACCGCTGGCAAGAGGCTCTGGCCCTGTTCGAGGAGGTCGTGGCTCTCGAGCCCGAGGATCGGGCGGTCCGCCTCGCAGCGGTATCGAACAGCGACCCCGAGCTCTACGCGGGGATCGAGGCGCTCGTCGTCGCCGATCAGAGGGCTGATCGCCTGTTGGGTCCGTTCGAAGAGCTCTTTGGCCACCCGGGCCTGGGTGCAATCACACCGCAGGATGGCGACGTAACCCTCTTGGAGGTCGAGGATCTCATTGGTCAGACGGTTTCCAGGTACAGAGTGCTGAAGCGACTCGGGGCGGGCGGGATGGGCGTGGTCTATCTTGCCGAAGACCCGGATCTCGGCCGGACGGTCGCGCTCAAGTTCCTACCCGCCCACTGGGCCCATCATCCCACCGTGAGAGAGCGGTTCCTCCGCGAGGCGCGGGCCGCGGCCGCCTTGGACCATCCGAACATCTGCACCATCTACGAGGTCGGCGAGGCGGAAAGAGGTCGGCCGTTCATCGCGATGGCCTTCTACGAGGGCGAGACCGTCCGAGAGAAGATCGAGCGCGGCCCGCTCGAGGTGGAGGAGGCGCTGGACCTCACGCGGCAGACCGCACGAGGGCTCAACGCGGCTCACGACGCGGGGCTGATTCACCGCGACATCAAGCCCGCGAATCTGATCGTCACCGACGGCGGGGTGCTCAAGATCCTCGACTTCGGGCTGGCGAAAACGGACCAGATCACCTTGACGATGGGTGACATGCAGGTCGGCACGCCGGCCTACATGTCGCCCGAGCAGACCCGTGGTGAAGAGGTGGACGAGAGCACCGACCTCTGGTCGCTGGGCGCGGTGCTCTACGAGATGCTGACCGGCCGACAGCCGTTCCGCGGAGGGCTCTCCAGCACGGTGATCCATTCGATACGGAACGACGAGGCAGAGCACCCGGGCCGGCTTCGCGACGGTCTGCCCGACGACGTCGAAGCGCTCGTGCTCGAACTGCTGAGCAAGGATCCCGCGGCGCGCTCCGGCGGCTTGCGGAGACTCGGGGAGCAGGCGCCTGGGCAGCGGACGCCCAGGCTGGGCGTAGCGACGACCGCGATCGGCATGATTCTCGTCGTCGCGGCGGTCGCCGCAGGATACGTCGCAACACGCGCTCCGGGCCCCGTACCCGCCGCCGACGCGGGCCGGAGCGCGGCTGACGGCGCCGCGGCGGTCACCGGCGTGGCCCCGAGCCGACCGTCCATCGCCGTGCTTCCAGTGGAGAATACCAGCGGACTCGAAGAAGAGGCCCGCTTCGCAGCGGGCTTTCACGATGAGGTGTTGACGCAACTCGGAAAGATCCGTTCGCTCGATATCAAGTCGCGTAGGTCCGTGCTCAGGTACCGGGACGCAACGGTGGATCTGGCTACCCTGGGCGAGGAAATCGGCGCCAGGTACATTGTGGAAAGCGCAGTCCACCGGGTCGCTGGCAGGATCAGGATCGACGTGGGGCTCTTCGAGGCGCGCACGAACGAGCGGATTTGGGGCAATTCGTACGACCGCGAGCTCACCGTGGGCAATACGCTCGACATCCAGCGAGACATTGCTGTCCGAGTCGCGACATCGCTTGGGGCTGAAGTGCTTCCGGCAGAAGAGGCTCAACTCCGCGTCCAGGCACCGGAGAACATGCAGGCGTACGAGCACTATCTCGACGGTCTCTTCCACCTGCGTGCGCTCACGCTCGAGGGGAGGGATCCCGTGGCAGTGCACCAACGAGCCATTGAGAGCCTGAGCGCAGCGATCTCTCTCGCACCCGACTGGGCACCTCCCTACGCAACTCTGGGTCGCATATATTATTATCGGGCGGCCTGGGGGTTGGAGCCCAGACTGGATTTCACGAGGTCGCGGGACGCTGTTGACGCCGCACTCCGACTCGACAGCCTCCATGCCCCGGCGTGGGCGGCGCTCGCCTTTGTCCTTCACGCCTGGGAGCGCGATTTCGAAGGTTCCGAAGAAGCCTATCGACGCGCGCAGGTGCTCGGGTCGCCGCTGCGCTTCGGGCACGCTCTTCTGCTCCAGTCATGGGGCCGGTTCCCCGAGAGCATCGATGCCTTCCGGAAGAGCGTCTCTTATGATCCCTGGTCGTACAACCTCCAACTGCGGTTCGGCGAAGCGCTCCTATGTGCGGGGGAGTACGAGGAGGCGATCGACCAGTTGAAACGGGTGCTCTCGAGCCTGGACAGCGACTACGTGCGAGGGCAGTTGGCGTACGCGTATCTGAAAGCTGGACGAAGAGAGGAGGGGCTCGCCGAGTTGGCCGGGCTAACCCGCCGAGGCGTGTCGAACAACAGGATCGCACTGGGTTACGCGCTCGCGGGGAGAACCGAGCTCGCGAGGGCGCTGCTGGCAGAGGGCGAACGACGCTATCCGCCGCATTTTGCTAGGGCCACCTGGACTGTCGCCGCCGCCATCGAGCTGGGAGAGCGCGAACGCGCGCTCGATTACCTGGAGTGGGCCGTGAACGAACATCACCCGAGGCATCTGCTGAACGTGCAGTGCCTGGAGGAGGTCAGGAGCCTGTCGGGCGATCCGCGGTACGAGCGGGTGCTTGATCGGGTCGGCTTTCCGGACTGA
- a CDS encoding ECF-type sigma factor: MHSEPDISGLWCEARSGDRDAFDQVVSLVYEELRVLAHARLAGERPDHTLNTTALVHEAYLRLLDARDVDFRDRAHFLALASRMMRRVLVDYARRRGAAKRGGGWVELELQDERVLSEPSAVAIEELDRALTLLEEVSPRRSQLLEQRYFGGLKLEECAEALDVSLATVKRELRSARAWLARVLFPEVNGAADSEASP; this comes from the coding sequence ATGCATTCCGAACCCGACATCAGTGGGCTGTGGTGCGAAGCGAGGAGTGGCGATCGTGACGCCTTCGATCAGGTCGTGTCGCTCGTCTACGAGGAACTCCGCGTTCTCGCGCATGCCAGGCTGGCGGGTGAGCGCCCCGACCACACGCTCAATACCACCGCCTTGGTCCACGAGGCGTATCTGCGGCTTCTGGACGCTCGCGACGTGGATTTCCGCGATCGGGCTCACTTTCTGGCGCTGGCCTCGCGGATGATGCGGCGAGTGCTCGTGGACTATGCCCGCCGCCGCGGTGCCGCCAAGCGTGGAGGCGGCTGGGTCGAGCTCGAGCTTCAGGATGAGCGAGTATTGAGTGAACCGAGCGCCGTGGCCATCGAGGAGCTCGACCGCGCGCTGACGCTCCTGGAGGAGGTCAGCCCCCGGCGCAGCCAGCTTCTCGAGCAGCGCTATTTCGGCGGCTTGAAGCTGGAAGAGTGCGCCGAGGCCCTCGACGTATCGTTGGCAACGGTGAAACGGGAGCTCCGCTCGGCTCGAGCCTGGCTCGCTCGGGTCCTGTTCCCGGAAGTGAACGGCGCGGCCGACAGCGAGGCATCTCCATGA
- a CDS encoding MBL fold metallo-hydrolase, giving the protein MTRSRVFLLVAAAVAASLALAWNANRSPSATGSPVELELLQYIADSTAFHVNSVVIAGPTEAVLIDAQYLVEDARRVADQIEATGKRLKAVFITHPDHDHFAGAAAIVERFPGTPVYMTAAAIEHFDEKGRADFQGDKSRRGEQLADSVVTPELLRSTTLTVDGEAVEIIADLQGDVMEPVNSVVWIPSLRTLIASDLVFNGVHAWLGVSNEETREAWRDDLRDLAERGPATVIAGHKPTLDTPDGPEVLQTMIEYLTDFDAHLTASSDGPELAEKMRQAYPWKVAGLLNYSAGVAFSDRTEP; this is encoded by the coding sequence ATGACCCGTTCTCGCGTTTTCCTTCTCGTCGCCGCCGCCGTCGCCGCTTCCCTGGCTCTGGCCTGGAACGCAAATCGATCTCCTTCCGCCACGGGATCGCCCGTCGAGTTGGAGCTCCTGCAATACATCGCCGACAGCACGGCTTTTCACGTCAACTCGGTCGTCATCGCGGGACCCACGGAGGCCGTCCTCATCGACGCGCAGTATCTCGTCGAGGACGCCCGACGTGTTGCAGACCAGATCGAGGCGACCGGCAAGCGGCTCAAGGCCGTCTTCATCACGCACCCCGACCACGACCACTTCGCGGGCGCCGCGGCGATCGTGGAGCGGTTCCCCGGCACGCCCGTGTACATGACCGCGGCCGCGATCGAGCACTTCGACGAAAAGGGGCGGGCGGATTTCCAGGGCGACAAGTCCCGGCGGGGTGAGCAGTTGGCGGACAGCGTCGTCACCCCGGAGCTGCTCCGCTCGACCACGCTCACGGTCGATGGCGAAGCGGTGGAGATCATTGCGGACCTGCAGGGGGACGTGATGGAGCCGGTGAACAGCGTGGTCTGGATCCCCTCGCTGCGCACCCTCATTGCCAGCGACCTCGTCTTCAACGGCGTTCACGCGTGGCTCGGCGTCTCCAATGAGGAAACGCGGGAGGCGTGGCGTGATGACCTTCGGGATCTCGCCGAGCGCGGACCTGCAACGGTCATAGCCGGGCACAAACCGACGCTCGACACGCCCGATGGACCGGAGGTTCTTCAGACCATGATCGAGTACCTGACCGATTTCGACGCGCACCTGACGGCCTCGAGCGACGGGCCCGAGCTCGCCGAGAAGATGCGGCAGGCGTATCCATGGAAAGTGGCGGGGCTGCTGAACTACTCCGCCGGGGTCGCGTTCAGCGACCGAACAGAGCCATGA
- a CDS encoding MarR family winged helix-turn-helix transcriptional regulator encodes MAFPKYHPPALPCACSALRQATRAVSRHYEACLAPAGVTVTQYSILRYLQREGASPLRRVADALELERTSLYRAMATLERDGLVESRVDPEDARVKQAELTETGGRKILETLPHWRRAQESFLAAVGDVEWTTVASRLEDLRESMAENPLLEGQLRVAER; translated from the coding sequence ATGGCATTTCCGAAGTATCACCCGCCGGCGCTGCCCTGTGCCTGCTCCGCCCTGCGGCAGGCCACCCGCGCGGTCTCCCGCCACTACGAGGCGTGCCTGGCGCCGGCGGGCGTCACCGTAACGCAGTACTCGATTCTGCGATATCTGCAGCGAGAGGGCGCTTCACCGCTTCGTCGCGTCGCGGACGCGCTGGAGCTGGAGCGCACATCGCTCTACAGGGCGATGGCAACGCTGGAGCGGGATGGCCTGGTCGAGTCGCGGGTTGACCCGGAGGACGCGCGCGTAAAGCAGGCAGAGCTGACCGAAACCGGGGGCCGAAAGATCCTCGAGACCCTTCCGCACTGGCGTCGCGCCCAGGAGTCGTTTCTGGCCGCGGTGGGCGACGTCGAGTGGACCACGGTCGCCAGCCGCCTCGAAGATCTCCGCGAGAGCATGGCGGAGAATCCGCTCTTAGAAGGGCAGCTCCGCGTAGCGGAGCGCTAG
- the dctP gene encoding TRAP transporter substrate-binding protein DctP — MPLIAALYAGLVGFEPARRDTPPPLGDTLVIRLATLAPNGSAWHEILKEMSARWREASGGLVTLRIYPGGVAGEEEDILRRIGEGQLQAGSLSLAGLSRITPQVYVLAIPMAMKSWDDLARVREVMQPRLEAVFAEKGYVLLNWGDIGWVRFFLPKPDPSLDAVREYRFVAWADDSAVDLWKDSGFRSVYLELADVLPGLEESRIDAIGTTPLFMLANRWYPLIPFMVEMPWAPLVGATLIDRETWTRIPSELRPELLRIAHEAGERMQAEIQRMEVDAVAAMEARGLEVIHPDPEQLQEWRRFFEEGYPALRGPLVPEEWFDEVLRLTGNPG, encoded by the coding sequence ATGCCGCTGATCGCTGCCTTGTACGCCGGTCTCGTCGGGTTCGAACCTGCACGGCGGGATACGCCACCTCCGCTTGGAGACACGCTCGTCATCAGACTTGCAACGCTGGCGCCCAACGGGTCGGCGTGGCATGAGATCCTGAAGGAGATGTCCGCGCGCTGGCGTGAGGCGAGCGGAGGATTGGTGACGTTGCGTATCTACCCGGGTGGAGTCGCCGGGGAGGAAGAGGACATCCTTCGCAGAATCGGCGAAGGGCAGCTGCAGGCGGGGTCGCTGTCGTTGGCCGGGCTCAGTCGGATCACCCCCCAGGTGTATGTGTTGGCCATACCCATGGCCATGAAATCCTGGGATGACCTGGCTCGGGTTCGCGAGGTGATGCAGCCTCGCCTCGAAGCCGTCTTTGCCGAGAAGGGGTATGTCCTCCTCAACTGGGGTGACATCGGTTGGGTTCGCTTCTTCTTGCCCAAACCCGATCCGAGCCTCGACGCAGTACGGGAGTACAGGTTCGTGGCCTGGGCGGACGACAGCGCGGTCGACCTCTGGAAGGACTCGGGATTCCGCAGTGTCTATCTGGAACTGGCCGATGTGCTGCCGGGCCTCGAGGAGTCGCGCATCGACGCGATAGGTACGACGCCCCTGTTCATGCTGGCGAACCGATGGTATCCGCTCATCCCGTTTATGGTCGAGATGCCATGGGCACCGCTGGTCGGCGCAACGCTGATCGACCGGGAAACGTGGACCCGCATCCCGTCCGAGCTCCGTCCCGAGCTGCTGCGGATCGCGCATGAAGCAGGTGAGCGGATGCAGGCCGAGATACAGCGGATGGAGGTCGATGCGGTGGCGGCTATGGAAGCTCGAGGCCTAGAAGTCATCCACCCGGATCCCGAGCAGCTGCAGGAATGGCGGCGGTTCTTCGAAGAAGGATATCCGGCCCTGAGGGGACCCCTGGTTCCGGAAGAGTGGTTCGACGAGGTGCTGCGCCTGACCGGGAATCCGGGCTAG
- a CDS encoding TRAP transporter TatT component family protein, with protein sequence MSFGRHQPLPALLAVPLLFSLFGCSMKEVAVNALANSLSEDGTSVYLSDDDPLLVAEALPFSLKMMESLLQSTPEHEGLLIATASGFVQYTHAFVLRPAIAVEAEDYDTAREGRARSKKLFLRANRYAKRAVEVRHPGAAQGLIHDLEATLAEFDRDDVPAMYWLAISLGSAISVDKSDMSLVADLPIVHGLIERALELDESWNDGAIHERLIALRSAPGSDGTDGEARSEYHFRRAMELNGGRSIGPLVAMAESVCIQQQNIGRFRTLLQQAIEFDVTAYPELRLPNTLAQQHAAWLITREEELFFSTVAASR encoded by the coding sequence ATGAGTTTCGGACGCCACCAACCCCTGCCGGCGCTGCTCGCCGTACCACTTTTGTTCTCCCTCTTCGGATGCTCGATGAAGGAAGTGGCGGTTAACGCCCTGGCCAACTCGCTTTCCGAGGACGGCACGAGCGTCTACCTGAGCGACGACGACCCCCTCTTGGTTGCGGAGGCTTTGCCGTTCAGCCTCAAGATGATGGAGTCGTTGCTGCAGAGTACTCCCGAACACGAAGGTCTTCTGATTGCGACAGCGTCCGGCTTCGTCCAATACACGCACGCCTTCGTGCTACGTCCGGCCATCGCTGTCGAGGCTGAGGACTACGACACGGCCCGCGAGGGCCGGGCCCGCTCCAAGAAGCTGTTTCTCCGGGCCAACCGTTACGCCAAACGTGCAGTGGAGGTGCGCCACCCCGGAGCAGCGCAAGGGCTGATCCACGACCTCGAGGCGACCCTCGCCGAGTTCGATCGCGACGACGTCCCGGCCATGTATTGGCTGGCGATCTCGCTGGGGTCCGCGATCTCCGTCGATAAGAGCGACATGTCGTTGGTCGCCGACCTCCCGATCGTGCACGGTCTCATCGAGCGTGCCCTCGAGTTGGACGAGTCCTGGAACGACGGTGCCATTCACGAGCGCTTGATCGCGCTGCGGTCAGCCCCGGGATCAGACGGAACGGACGGCGAGGCACGATCCGAATACCACTTCCGGCGCGCCATGGAGCTCAACGGCGGGCGATCGATCGGACCGCTGGTTGCCATGGCCGAGTCTGTCTGCATCCAGCAGCAGAACATCGGGCGGTTCCGAACCCTTCTGCAGCAGGCGATCGAATTCGATGTAACCGCGTATCCAGAGCTCCGCCTCCCCAACACCCTGGCACAGCAGCACGCCGCTTGGCTCATCACCCGGGAGGAAGAGCTGTTCTTCTCGACCGTGGCGGCGAGCCGCTGA